GTCCCGCGGTGCGGGTTTCCTGCATCGACAGTTCCGGGTGCGCGTGGATGTCGGTGTAGAGCGCCTGCAGCTGCGGCAACAGGTCGTGGAGATTGCCCGGCAATGGCTTGGCGGAAGGCGGCGATTTCTCGTTCATGGTCGTGGGTATCCCGGTTTCGAGCCTGTGATGGAAGCTGCTTCACGGCAGCGGACATTCCGTGCGTGACCCGGCGATGTGGCGTTGCGTGGTGGCCCGGGCCGGCGCGGGGTCACGCTTGCCGCGCGATCGCCCGGCCGATGCTGTGCACCAGCGTGTCGAAGTCGCCCTGGTACAGGTAGCCGTTGACGTAGAAGCTGGGCGTGCCGTTGACGCCGCTGCGCACGCCGCCCATGAAGTCGCGGCGGATGTGCGCATCGATGTCGGGGCTGCGCAGGGTGGCGGCGAGCGCCTGCTCGTCCAGGCCCAGCGCGCGCACGCCGGCTTCCAGGCCGGCGCCCCCGCGGGGCGCCCAGTCGTCCTGGTTCTCGTACAGCCAGTCGTGCATCGCCCAGAACTCGCCCTCGACCGCCGCGGCCTCGGCCAGTTCGGCAGCCATCTGGGCATAGGGGTGGGCCTGGCTCAGCGGGAAGTGGCGGAACACGAAGCGCAGGTTGCCGGCGTAGCGGTGCTGCAACTGCTTCACCAGCGGGTAGGCCATGCCGCAGGCCGGACACTGGAAATCGCCGTACTCCACCAGGGTCACCACGGCGTGCGCGTTGCCCTGGATATGGTCGTGCGTGGTTACCGGCACGGCCAGGATCGAGTCCTCGTGCAGCATCATGCAGCCTCCTGCGCGGCATCGGCGGGCAGCGTTTTCTGGATGTTGTTCGACGGCAGCGCTTCCAGCGCCTTGATGATGCCGGCGGCGCCCGGGTTCACGCCCATCGGCGACAGGTAGCTCCAGCGGATCACGCCGTCGCCATCGATCACGAACAGCGCGCGGCCCGCGACGCCGTGCTCCGCGTCGTACACGCCGTAGGCGCGCGCCACCTTGCCCTTCGGCTCGAAGTCGGACAGCAGCGGGAAGTGGAACTTGCGCTCGCGCGCCAGCGCGGCATGGCTCCACACGCCGTCCACCGAGATCGCCAGCAGCTGCGCGTTGAGCCGGGCGAACTCGTCCAGCAGCTCGTTGTACAGCGCCAGCTGGTCGCTGCACACCGGGCTCCAGTCGGCGGGGTAGAACGCCAGGATCACGTTGCGGTCGCGGAACTCCTTCAGCGCCACGCTCTGGTCGGGGGTGGAATGCAGGGTGAACTCCGGCGCGGTGGTGCCGGCGGCGAGGATGGTCATGGCAGTCTCTAGTCTGATGGTTCCGTGCTGCAAAATTTGTGTGTCCGCGGGGATGCTTCCATGGTTGTCGGTCGTTGTCGTGACGGCCTCTTCCGCGGCGCGAAGATCGTGATTCCTTGCGGATGACCCGTGCGCAATGGCGTTTCCCTGCAGGAGATCCATGCACGACCACCCATGCGGGAATACCTGTCGAATGATGTGCCTTGGCACCGTTTTGAATCGGTGAAAATCGGCGCGTCCGTGCGCGGGGCACGCCGCTCCCGGCGGGATGATCGCGTGGTCAGTGCGTGGCTGCCGCGGGCATGGCCGGTGGGTTGGCAAACAGTACCGTGAGGCCCTCGGCGATCGTGGGGTGGGTAAAGATGGTGTCGCGCAGGGCGGTGTAGGGAAGTCCGGCCAGCATCGCGGTCTGCACCACCGCGATCACCTCACCTCCCGACACGCCCAGCGCGGTGAAGCCGAGCAGGCGATCGCTGTCGGCGGCCACCAGCGCCTTGAGAAATCCGCCCGTCTCGGACAACGTGCGGGTGCGCAACACCGCCGCCATCGGCGTGCGGGCAACGCGGTAGGCGATGCCGGCGCGCCGTGCCGCCGTCTCGTTCAGACCGACCCGGCCAAGCTCCGGATCGGTGA
This genomic stretch from Rhodanobacter thiooxydans harbors:
- a CDS encoding DsbA family protein — translated: MMLHEDSILAVPVTTHDHIQGNAHAVVTLVEYGDFQCPACGMAYPLVKQLQHRYAGNLRFVFRHFPLSQAHPYAQMAAELAEAAAVEGEFWAMHDWLYENQDDWAPRGGAGLEAGVRALGLDEQALAATLRSPDIDAHIRRDFMGGVRSGVNGTPSFYVNGYLYQGDFDTLVHSIGRAIARQA
- a CDS encoding redoxin domain-containing protein; translation: MTILAAGTTAPEFTLHSTPDQSVALKEFRDRNVILAFYPADWSPVCSDQLALYNELLDEFARLNAQLLAISVDGVWSHAALARERKFHFPLLSDFEPKGKVARAYGVYDAEHGVAGRALFVIDGDGVIRWSYLSPMGVNPGAAGIIKALEALPSNNIQKTLPADAAQEAA